A single genomic interval of Primulina huaijiensis isolate GDHJ02 chromosome 7, ASM1229523v2, whole genome shotgun sequence harbors:
- the LOC140980916 gene encoding serine/threonine protein phosphatase 2A 57 kDa regulatory subunit B' kappa isoform-like, whose translation MWKKILNKLPRKSQKPDQDSSRNPRLGHYVSSQASSQANEANTAAKRASAAAIFPSNAIAGIEPLLAFKDVSSSEKMNLYISKVSLCCVVFDFTDPAKSVQEKEIKRATLLELVDFLSQNPPKFSEPAILASCKMCSINLFRAFPPNHRLSNKSASEKDDNDEPRFEPAWSHLQIVYDFLLKFVTSTSLEAKAGKKYINHSFILKIIELFDSEDPRERDCLKAVLHRIYGKFMAHRPFLRKGISNVFYRFVFETEKHNGIAELLEIFGSVITGFTLPLKEEHKIFLWRALIPLHKPKSLGVYFQQLSYCVIQFIEKEPVLACSVIEGLLRYWPITNSQKEVMFLGELEEILELINMAEFQKIMVPLFWRIRHCINSYHFQVAERALFLWNNDRIINLITHNRHIILPIIFPALESNSKNHWNHAVLNLTLNVKKMLVEMDDALVISCTFNCQEAQDTSNLAIERRKEIWDRLENTASLQPMPIVGNTAVLVTH comes from the exons ATGTGGAAGAAAATTCTCAATAAACTCCCCCGAAAATCCCAGAAGCCAGATCAAGATTCATCAAGGAACCCTAGATTGGGCCATTATGTATCCTCTCAGGCTTCGAGCCAGGCCAATGAAGCGAACACTGCTGCTAAACGGGCTTCAGCTGCTGCAATCTTTCCATCTAATGCGATTGCTGGAATTGAGCCACTGCTAGCCTTCAAGGATGTTTCAAGTTCCGAAAAAATGAATCTTTACATTAGTAAGGTGAGTCTTTGCTGTGTGGTCTTTGATTTCACGGATCCAGCCAAAAGTGTTCAAGAAAAGGAAATTAAGCGAGCTACGCTGCTTGAGCTGGTGGATTTTTTGTCACAGAATCCACCGAAATTCTCGGAGCCTGCAATTTTAGCTTCTTGCAAAATGTGCTCCATAAATTTGTTCCGTGCTTTCCCGCCTAATCATCGGTTGAGTAATAAAAGTGCAAGTGAAAAGGATGATAATGACGAGCCCAGATTTGAGCCCGCTTGGTCACACTTGCAGATAGTGTATGATTTCTTACTCAAGTTTGTGACTTCCACTTCGTTGGAAGCTAAGGCTGGAAAGAAGTATATTAATCATTCcttcattttgaaaattattgagCTGTTTGATTCGGAGGATCCTAGGGAAAGGGACTGTTTAAAAGCGGTTCTGCATAGGATTTATGGGAAGTTTATGGCCCACAGGCCATTTTTAAGAAAGGGTATAAGCAATGTGTTCTATAGATTCGTGTTCGAGACAGAGAAGCATAATGGGATTGCTGAATTGTTGGAGATTTTTGGGAGTGTCATCACAGGATTCACTTTGCCTTTAAAGGAGGAGCATAAGATATTTCTTTGGAGAGCATTGATTCCACTCCACAAACCAAAATCTTTAGGGGTTTACTTTCAACAGCTCTCATATTGCGTGATTCAGTTTATTGAAAAGGAACCTGTGTTGGCTTGCAGTGTTATTGAGGGGCTGTTGAGATATTGGCCGATCACGAATAGCCAGAAGGAGGTGATGTTTTTAGGTGAGTTGGAGGAGATTCTTGAATTGATCAACATGGCTGAGTTTCAAAAAATCATGGTTCCGTTGTTCTGGCGCATCAGGCACTGCATTAATAGTTATCATTTTCAG GTAGCTGAGAGGGCTCTGTTTCTTTGGAACAACGACCGAATCATCAATCTAATCACGCATAACCGTCATATTATACTGCCAATAATATTCCCAGCTCTGGAATCCAATTCGAAAAATCACTGGAATCATGCCGTCCTGAACTTAACCTTAAACGTGAAAAAGATGCTTGTAGAAATGGATGATGCACTAGTCATATCTTGCACATTTAATTGCCAAGAAGCGCAAGATACTTCGAACTTGGCCATTGAAAGGCGGAAGGAAATCTGGGACCGTCTGGAAAACACAGCTAGTCTTCAGCCAATGCCGATAGTTGGAAATACCGCTGTTCTGGTGACTCATTGA